GTTCTTCGAGTTTCAAGTGCTTCCTTCTTTTCAATCCCAAAAGTACTAAACCTCCCAAGAGCAAGACCAAGAGACTCATGCCGATACCTgcacaaaatgaaatttcaaataaaactgTGACCGAAATCCAATGTTTGATTATTCATGTTTAGTCATAATTACCAATTTTCTTTACTTTACCATTTACAATCATTTTGAACCAATGTTCACGGTTTGTCATGATAcgacaatatataaatataaatatatatatatatatatattatataatgaatatataatattacatgtgcttataattttattgacAGTTTTACATACAAGACCCATTTTTGatcagttttctttttaaattcaaattttaaattttaaatttcataatctttAACATTACTGATATGTCAGTACGTAATATTATTATGTGAgtaaaaatcataaatacaactagcattatcttttttttttcctatattatatttatgtgaGTAAAAATAGCATTATCcatatgttatatttatataaacttaCCCAGGGCAATAACGATGTGTGAGTAAAAATAGCATTatccatatattatatttatataaacttaCCCAGGGCAATAACGATATTCCTATAATTGCTTCGTTTAGGACTGCAACCATTTCCATCTCTCCTCCCATCTCCTTCGTATCCCTTGGGGCAAGAACAGCGGTAAGACCCCACATGGTTGACGCATGCATTAACAGTGCACCCATGATTTGGAGTTTCACACTCATCAATATCTGAAACAGTACCGTGAATACAGCTCATGACAAAACTCACATCCATCGtagcaataaaaattaatcttcaaTATGATCTCATTTAGTAGCGAGAGCTTGTTGAAAGATGCATTAcggaatatttatttttaataattgtcaaagaatattctaaaaatactaTTCAGCATATTAGCTATAcgagaatatttattttcaatatttataaaataatatcctCATAATATAGATTTTGTTCAAGGAATCCATACTTAATGCACATATATAGAATATTAATTATGTACCTTGGCAACCACCAGAGAGATATGGGTTTCCATAATAGCCTGAGGAGCAGTTGCAGCGATACCCAGGACCGTTTGTGGAATTGTAACATTCACTATTATTTGCCTTACATGCGTATCCTATAGTATTCTTTTTAGCATCTTCGCATGTTTGGTTCCCAACTGCCCAATCTAACACTAAGGGAACAACTTCTTTATCTTGCATATTTTGAAGATCCAAGGACGAAAAGTTGTATGCTTTTTCTTCCACCACAAAGGCGAAACCACATGGACTGATCAATTCGCTTGCATTGGAGTGGTTTGATACGACCTTGCGAATTGACACAGTTAAATCTTTTATTCCAACTGGGATAGAAGTCTGGCAACATCCTATGCCAGAGCAAGAACCGTTAACCATGCCATCGATGCTATCACAGACTGAAATGCATCCTGTCGTATAATTCTTGTCTGAgactaaatttttaataaacccCAGAGTTTCACAACCGACGGTGGTCAACACGTTCTTTGTATACGAGATGGGGAACGTGTTCAGGAAGAGACCATCCAACCTATAGTATGGGCAATAACGGGCTATAGGACTTGGGACTCGCAATTCACCATCCAATGATATGTTGAGTACCTTTATGTTACCAATGCCCAGAAATGGTGTTGGAGTACTCGTCTCGGAGGAGGAGGAGTCGCAAGTAATGAGAAAAGATGAGTCAAGGTAGCAGCCTTCGGATGTTCCAAATGGGTAGGGGATGTCAAGCGATCCACATGCTCTGTTGCAGCTGGAATTGGGTTCAACTACTGCTGCTACAAATGTTGCTGCCGAAATAACAAGTACCCCAAGTAGGAGTTTTACAGCAGTTTGTTGCTGCCCCAAGTAGGAGTTTTACAGCAGTTTGTTGCTGCAGGAGAACAGTTTGAAGGGAGGAGGACATAGCTTGCATTCTAGTTAATTGCCTTTTTGTCTCTCTAATCTGACCTATTCTTTCATTCGTTCCTAGTACCACTTATAAGATGGCCTTCTCTTTATAGAAGCCAAGTATTTCTGCCCATTTGCCAACATCACTCATCGTTGAGCTAgtcaagaatttttatttttattgttttcttttttgagctactcaataaaaaaatattccttTTCCTAAGCTAGTCCCGTCCAAGAAGTcccttttattattgttttttcccaaaAGAAAGTCCAGAAAAACACGCTTTTAATAAAGATAGtcaagaaaatgatttatttattgtctGAACTagtcaagaaaattaatatattccTTTGAAGGGTATTCGAGTCGCAATGGCGGAACCGCGTTCATCCTACTGGGCCccaaaactttttgaaaaatcaaaatatcccTTAGATTATATtcataattctataaatatagaaaaatgaccTTCAAAGAATTTATAATCCCCATATATTTGCTCTACAAAATcttctaaaatttcaatatatgtACGTAGAAATGCAGATgatctccaattttttttttttcctttcgtctcaaaattttatataatttctatatattttttattttcaaatacgTGATCccacaaaaattaaattaaaaataagtttagtagaaataataaatttattaatatggatctcaaaattttttattatataatattaggcttcttaatataaaatccaaaataaaaatgcaagaaaaaccatttaaagctgataatatatatgaaaaatagtgagAGGTTTTATCTTTTGGACTTCATTgagtaagaaaaaattattcaatGTCTTAATGATAGCATAAATATGTACTTaatgaaacttgataaactaGCTTACATACTATAATTAAAGATGGCCGGATTTCCTAAAAGATCTTTGGATAGTTTCAAGAAAAcatattctaaatattttattataaaaataataatagatgaatattatttcatgaaatattatCGTCCCAAAtctaaaatacatatattatataagttgtGTTTTTAGGATTTTATTGCTACGTGAATGTAGCAAATTATTGCGATCTAATTTTATACATAgatatatcttatttttttaatctctttttattttacataaacatGTCAGCTAATAGAAAAGTtaaccctaaaaaaaaaattactggtTATGCCATTGTGAAGTGGAGGCAACTTATATATTTGGCGAGATGGAAAAAGGCGAGCtttacataataatattttaagtttaAGGAGtcagtaatattttattatggacATGGTAGGTGCTAACTCATTATGATCTTTATTGCtgaattttaaaatgacttggagagttaaaaaatgttttaaacataaaaaagaaaaagaccgTAGGAATTGGGTAAAGAAATTGAAGGAGTCTACGCTTGGAGAAGCATACTCGGAAGGTTGACGAAGACTTTATGTCACATATGCCTGTCAGCTCTGTCCCAATACAAATTTTTCTCTTGACTTTTGAggcaaaatgaaaaagaaagccaaatacATTTCTACTTTGGATTTCAGCATAGAAAATAGAAATCAATGAGAGTCCACAAGTTGCACCAACTATGCATGCAGCTTCTTATaactttgtaaaaaaatatctgtGAATTTAACGTGTTCGTTCTTACCCTGCTTAAAGGAAAGCACTAATTTCTTTACTCTTTGTTGATAGACATATCTGGGAATAAGTGAATCAAGCAACTGGAAATAAAAATGGTGTcttccacaaaaaaaaaacaaaaaaaaaaaaacaaaacaaaaaaaaaaaaacaaacaaacaaaaaattgacgaaatggtttaaaaaaaaggaagcagcaaaaataaaaaacaaaaaaaaaaattgaccaaatggttttttttttaaaaaaaaaaaaaaagaagaagcagcaaaaaaaaaaaaaaattacatcattgataaataaataaacaaaggaaacaGCCTTTAGATGTTCCAAATGGGTAGGGGATGTCATGAAGCGATCCAAATGTTCTGATGCAGCTGAAATTGGGTTCAGTTGCTGCTACAAATATTGCTGCTGAAATTACAAGTACCACAAGCAGGATTTTTACTTGTTGCTGCAAAAGAACAGTTTGAAGCTAGGAGGACATAGCTTACATGCTAGTTAATTGCCTTTTGCTGTCTCTCTAATATTATCTATTCTTGCATTCGTTCCTAGTATTACTTACTTAGAAGGTGGCCTTATCTTTATTGGAGCCAACTACGACTGCCCATTTGCCAACATTAGGGCAGAGCACCGAttgagtcggagtcggatttggcctcctccgactccgactccgactttgactttgtcggaggccgaatccgacctccgactccgactccgcttacaccccactccgctccgactccgactccgacatgTCGGAGcagagtcggagcggagtcggagttgggctttttgttgagcttttttattgggcttttttttagccttttttctttgacctaattaacattttaattttacaatttgcaactTTAATCGGATTTGAGCTTCTATatcaatgtttttaaaaaatataatttgagatttctaatttatctaaccaaaattatcacattagaaaataaaactaaattcaaaatctatcactataaagaataaaactaaattcaaatgtgcaaccaaaattaaaaactaaattaaaaccaaatacacatattaaaattacataaccaaaattacaacctaaaattaaaagtacataaccaaaattaaaacctaaaattaaaaatacataaccaaaattaaaacctaaaattaaaaatacataaccaaaattaaaacctacaattaaaaatacataaccaaaggtccaaaattaaaacctaaaattaaaaatacataaccaaaattaaaacctacaattaaaaatacataaccaaaggtccaaaattaaaacataaaattaaaaatacataaccaaaattaaaacctaaaattaaaaatacataaccaaaggtccaaaattacaacataaaattaaaaatacataaccaaaattaaaacctaaaattaaaaatacataaccaaaggtccaaaattacaacataaaattaaaaatacataaccaaaggtccaaaaagtgtcatttttcaacttgtgcctgtaaaaaaaaaaaacaaaattagtaaagaaataagaCCATACTCTTATAATTAAGGGAGTTGAGAATTaattcacatgcatgcatgttcactAAATATTGTTATGATGATTAGATCAtacttgtttgatttttttttgtatttaaaagagAAACAATTAATCTGCATGCATCTAATTACCAAGAACGTGGGCTTGGTGATCTTCTTTAGCTCGATCATGCTGTCATGCATATATGCCCAATtcattgaataatattatataatattgtagACTAATATTACAAGATCACCACCAAATTCATTCACCCAATGTTAGCTCGATCATGCTGTCATGCTCACATACTGCAGAACAGACCCTAATATTACAATTGTAGACTAATATTACAAGATCACCACCAAATCCAAAACAGACCCTAATCCTTTCCCACATGCTCACAGAACcaaaacactacaaaaaaaaaacgcaCACAGATTTTTTACTTTTAGTAAATTTAGTCGATATATAGATTTTTTACTTTTAGTTTTATACCATAAAACTATCATAAACATTCAAGCAATTTTTGTGCTTTGCACACAAGTTCCAAAATCCTGAAAGACTATAAATAACTAACAAAAAAGATGTAAAACTAAAGGCTAGAGATTACAagaataaattttcataaaaagaattCATGAACCCCCGATAATTGCATATTAAACCCTAAAAGCTTCACAAATTTGCCATATTACTTTTGGGTCACACATATAACCCATCGACATAAAAGAAAGGggatgaacaaaaaaaattcaaaaaacaccACCACAAGAGAGAAAAACAGATTTAATATGCAACcgagaaacccaaaaaaaaaaaaactccctttgaaccaaaaaaaaaaaaaaactctgcaACCGAGAAACCCATTCAAAGACTCCAtttgaacaaagaaaaaactccttcaaaaataaaagtttcGAAATTTACCCTTTTCTTCAAAGGCAATGGCAGAGAGGCCGTGATGTTTTGAGTGATTGTCACCGGCCAGGCGCGAGCAACGCGACGATGGTGGCTCACGggggttaaaaagaaaaaacaaacaaaaaagatgtAAGAGGAGCAGAAGAAGGGGAGGGGGGGCCGGGGAAGAAGACGCTCGAAGTGGGGGGTGCGGGCAGCGGGGAAGAAGACTCGAAAAGGGGGCGGGGCGTTTGAGGAGCTTTTATAGTTAGGGTTTTGTGatgtgaaacggcgccgttttggttAGGGATGGGGTGGATTAAGGGTTTAAAACGGCGCCGTTGggagtactctaattaaatattttcacttaatatttcaattttacatataattctattaacaatttaaaatatgaaaattaaatttaaaatgttgtaaaattttcattgcttaagtattagtatatagttcatttaaattttttcacttaatgtgtaaattttgcatcaaattttattaacaatttaaaatgttttttctcttaaatttaagttttaaatttttctatttaatatatcaattctacataaaattatattaagattttaaaacatCAAATAGTAACTTAAATGtaatcaataattaatatcaagaaaacatattaaaataaatctcacaccttaaaattcataaaacatattaaaataaatctcacaccttagtttttttttcttatattttgtaactttttatttaaaatcaccaACAAACCCCTTGTTagtaaacatctttaaatatatccttcgtggtttttctcttgtatgcaattatatctttttaaacatctttaaatattaaaaaaaaaaacagtcatTAGTAATTACTttctttactattaaaaaaatttaaaaaaataaaaatacgggcaagcattttgaaaaaatcatatttgaacaagttttttttatatttattctaaatataactataaaaaaagtTCAAATCATGCATTTAAACGAACGATATCACAtcttaaatatattcaaaataatcattttatttctgTGTTGgactatgttatgttttgaactaatgtttttgttaggtttgtattaaatatgaaattttgctaaaactatcgatgttataaatatgtattaaacTATGTCttattttgaactaatatttttatattttaatctataCAAGTATGTAATTATTATTCTATATTTAACTATCATTACCCTAAATGTTTACtagatttcacattttttttccatatgtTTTAAACTATCGATtgaaatcaattttcttttttatgaaatatatacctttttttttaaataattatttcattaaactagataaacgtgcattgcacgttACTTCTACCTagtaaaacatataaatatatatgattaatgcataaaaaatacatagtatagtaactatatactatataagcccttaatatatatagtatatatataactatatattatatataatataactatatattatatattgacttatagtaaactagtaatgtaaaatataaaataagctatagtaacttatatagtaacttatagtaaattagcaatgtaaattaaatatataagctatagtaacttatatagtaacttatagtaaagtagtaatgtaaattaactatataaggtatagtaacttatagtaacttatagagttatagtaaattagtaatgtaaattaactatataaggtatagtaattagCAACTTAtagtataactaataactatattaacttatagtaacttatagtaaattagtaatgcaaattaatttatactaactatattaacttatattattcattataatgtttatacattattatttattagatgttaatatattgataacacatatttttataaaatatgcacaatatcggagtcggagtcggagtggaAGTCGgcgtcggagtcggagtggaagtcggagtcggattcggAGTGaaaatcggagtcggagtcagaatggaagtcggagtcggagtcggaagggaagtcggagtcggaggattaattggagtcggagtcggtgtgtcggagtcggagtcggatcggaaCGGAGTCGGGACAGctccacctccgactccgactccgactccgacttccaggggGGAAAAAACTCTGACTCCGAGCGGAGCGGAGTTGGAGCGGAGCcgaagcggagtcggagtcggagtcagattttcgaatttctgctcagccctagcCAACATCACCATCATTGAACTAgtcaagaatttttatttttatttttttctttatttgagctgctcaataaaatatattcctTCTCCTAAGCTAGTCCCCATCATTTCTCAATTTGTTCATGTCATCCTTGCGCAGGGGCCATGCGTGTTTTCCAATTTTATGGGATGTCCCCGAAGGGACTAAGCTAGTCCCCATCAAGAAGtccattttattattgttttttaaccTAAAGAAAGTCCAGAAAAATACgattttgattaaaaataataataataataataataaagaaaattatttatttcttgtcTGAACTAGTCAAGAAGATTAATATATTCGTTTGAAGGGTATTCGAGTCGCTATGGTGGAACCACGTTGATCCTACTGTGGCCATGGCCCCCcaaatttttttgaagaaaatcaaaatatcccttaaattttattcataatactATAAATATAGGAAAAATGATCTCCAAAGAATTTATTATCCCCATATATGTGCTCTACAGAATCTTCTAAAACTTCAATATACATGCATAGAAATGCatatctccatcttttttcctttcgtcccaaaattttatataatttctatagattttttattttcaaatacatGACCCCactaaaattaaactaaaaaaaaaagtttagcagaaataataacttattaatatagatctcaaaattttttattatataatatatattaggcttcttaatatgaaatctaaagtgaaaatacaaaaaaaaaccatttaaagTTAataatctatatgaaaaatagtgagAGCCGAGGGGTTTTATCATTTGGATTTCATTGAGcaagaaaaaattattcaatGTCTTAATGATTGCATaattatatgcttaatgtgaaacaaaatatatagattttacataaaatttgataaactaACTTACATACTATAATGAAATATGGACTTCCTAAAAAATCATTTGATAGTTTCAggaaaacatattttaaatattttattacaaaagtaataatatataaatattattttatgaaatattgttgTCCCAAATCtgaaatacatatattatataagttgtGTTTGTAGCAAATTATTGTGATATAAGTTAATACAtagatatgttttattttttttaatctctttttattttacataaacgtGTCACGTAATACAAAAGTTAACCCCTCAAAAAAATTGCTGGTTATGCCATTGTGAAGTGGAGTCAGTAATATTGTATTATGGACATGATAGGTGTTAACTCATTAAGATCTTTATTTCtgaattttaaaatgacttggagacttaaaaaatattttaaacataaaaaagaaaaagacccgTAGGAATTGGGCAAAGAAATTAAAGGAGTCTCCACTTGGACAAGCATATTCGGAAGGTTGACGAAGACTTTATGTCACATATGCCTGTCAGCTCTGTACCAATACAAATTTTTCTCTTAACTTTTGAggcaaaatgaaaaagaaagccaaatacATTTCAACTTTGGATTTTAGCATGGAAAATAGAAATCAGATGAGAGTCCACAAGTTGCACCAACTATGCATGCAGCTTCTTATaactttgtaaaaaaatatctgtGAATTTACAGTGTTTGCTCGCATCCTGCTTAAAGGAAAGCACTATTTTATTTACTCTTTGTTGATAGACATGTATGGAAATAAGTGAATAATCAAGCAACTGGAAATTAAAATGGTGTCTCCCACATTTGATATTTTGATGGGTGAGATTCCTCTTAAGCAAGAGTAGTTTGCAGTTTTGCCGATGATACTTTCACCGATCTTGATTTCATGATGGTCAGAAGTTTATAAATTATACTGAGGGGTCAAAGAGTTTTTACCTAAAACATTATTGTGCCTCTAGTTATTGGGAGACACTCAAAAGGTATAGTTGTTAGGATGATGCTTATCTCATAGTCAGATCAAATTCATTATCAAACTGAATAGAGTGAGGTATGTTTTcctaagtattattatttattatcgtagatcatagaaaatcaaaaatctgattaataatattcatgttaaaatatttaacatgtgatATGAGAGCCAGGTTATAAATATTCTATGATCTCCATAAATTATACTgcaaattttgtgtttgatgttCATGACTGTGTTAATTATTTTGCATAGTAACCTCGCATGCTTTCTTTCtccaatatatattattttgatacAGGCAGAAACTCCAAAGAGATTATGTGATTATAGTTTGAGTTTAGACTTTACCTTATTTGAGTTTTGGTTTAAGAGAAaataggaaaggaaaaagatgtgttGATCTCAGCCTGTGAAAGTTGAGGAGGGAGAAGATTATTTTAAGGGTCCTTGGTCGTTGGTATTGGGTAGGGTTTCAAACCCAGTTATAATGGACCGTTGGGCTTTTGTTTTGGGCTGAAGATCTAGTTCCAAATATTGAGTGGCACAACAAATTAAAACAGTGAGTTGAAAGTTGGCCCAACCCGaactgaatttaaaaaattaataaataaaacaatgacTATTACACGACCTGTGGGCTAGCACAGTAGGCCGTCAAGGTATGCCCAGCTCCAAAATTGaaaccaaacaaacaaacaaaaaatgaaggaatCAAGAATGCTACCCTTGTATTGAACCGGGTCGCAAAATGTGTTGACCAACAGGATCCGGTTCCGACCTAGTTCcaatcacataattttaatattataatattattttttttcaagaaaaaataattctttttctttctcttctctctcaaagCATGCACTTCATTGTTTAATAAAtgtttgaattatttaaagttgagttatgggtattaattataaaattcttaattatttttttttttatgaattttattttatggtaggccatataaatatatgaattgtTTGTATT
This is a stretch of genomic DNA from Carya illinoinensis cultivar Pawnee chromosome 15, C.illinoinensisPawnee_v1, whole genome shotgun sequence. It encodes these proteins:
- the LOC122297517 gene encoding wall-associated receptor kinase 2-like; this translates as MQAMSSSLQTVLLQQQTAVKLLLGVLVISAATFVAAVVEPNSSCNRACGSLDIPYPFGTSEGCYLDSSFLITCDSSSSETSTPTPFLGIGNIKVLNISLDGELRVPSPIARYCPYYRLDGLFLNTFPISYTKNVLTTVGCETLGFIKNLVSDKNYTTGCISVCDSIDGMVNGSCSGIGCCQTSIPVGIKDLTVSIRKVVSNHSNASELISPCGFAFVVEEKAYNFSSLDLQNMQDKEVVPLVLDWAVGNQTCEDAKKNTIGYACKANNSECYNSTNGPGYRCNCSSGYYGNPYLSGGCQDIDECETPNHGCTVNACVNHVGSYRCSCPKGYEGDGRRDGNGCSPKRSNYRNIVIALGIGMSLLVLLLGGLVLLGLKRRKHLKLEEQYFQQNSGSVDMTTR